Proteins encoded within one genomic window of Granulicella pectinivorans:
- a CDS encoding peptidylprolyl isomerase encodes MNRLMRSALLSGAVACVCAVPVWAQAPPRYQSPIMAPSAPAKPTLPVPAAVTPNGVVVEDVVVRVNDQIISQSDVIRAQQQLQQEIEQAHATPAEAADREKNMLRDMIDQQLLLSKGKELGINADAEVIRRLDEIRKQNHFETMEDLEKAARSQGVSFEDFKAGIKTNVITQQVVRDEVGRRIGQMTQAQETAYYDAHKQEFVQPEQVRLAEILIATPANPTEAQIAEAQATANDVSAKLKAGAKFEDMAKQYSTGPAAQQGGELGMYKPGTLGKVLEDATFPLPVGGLSAPIRTRQGFVILKVLEHQQAGVPPMKSVENELQNAIYQEQMGPALRAYLTKLREEAYVDIRPGYIDSGASPKQTKPIFSAYAPPPVKKKKNQSKSRYEGEFRRAAVGVNKSDSDGSAAPATRPAPVAAAATTPTALAGTNAPAETAAATPASTVSVPEKTSARRAQPVSKKETKTKRIRREKVRFGQAPRNALPAGPDETAAAAQIPAAGPGNAVGGLPALGSQTAPVNAGVNVDDPLAPVAAPVKKTRYSSRAPEVKLRKTKVKVAKANEKAIATPVSMTAEEKATKQTQSTALGLSGDTTKKKKKRKKGDPKERLQEKAPEPKTDKFANPTGPGTSNDLSKTPIGGAPAPAPAPAPASAPAPAPPATPQN; translated from the coding sequence ATGAATCGTCTTATGCGTTCGGCTCTGCTGAGCGGCGCGGTGGCCTGTGTGTGTGCGGTTCCGGTGTGGGCGCAGGCCCCTCCGCGGTATCAGAGCCCCATCATGGCTCCGTCTGCCCCCGCGAAGCCAACGCTTCCTGTGCCGGCAGCAGTTACGCCGAACGGTGTCGTGGTGGAAGATGTCGTGGTCCGGGTGAACGACCAGATCATCAGTCAGAGCGACGTGATTCGCGCGCAGCAGCAGCTCCAGCAGGAGATTGAGCAGGCGCATGCGACCCCGGCGGAGGCTGCCGATCGCGAAAAGAACATGCTGCGCGACATGATCGACCAGCAGTTGCTGCTCTCCAAGGGCAAGGAACTCGGTATCAACGCCGATGCCGAGGTCATTCGCCGGCTCGACGAGATCCGTAAGCAGAACCACTTCGAGACGATGGAAGATCTCGAAAAGGCAGCACGCTCGCAGGGCGTGTCGTTTGAAGATTTCAAGGCTGGCATCAAGACGAACGTGATCACGCAGCAGGTTGTGCGTGACGAAGTCGGCCGCCGTATCGGCCAGATGACTCAGGCGCAGGAGACGGCCTACTACGATGCGCATAAACAGGAGTTCGTGCAGCCGGAGCAGGTTCGTCTTGCCGAGATACTGATCGCGACTCCCGCCAACCCGACCGAAGCTCAAATCGCCGAGGCGCAGGCCACCGCGAACGATGTTTCCGCGAAGCTGAAGGCCGGTGCGAAGTTTGAGGATATGGCCAAGCAGTATTCGACCGGTCCGGCCGCACAGCAGGGCGGCGAGCTTGGCATGTATAAGCCGGGCACGCTGGGCAAGGTGCTCGAGGATGCAACGTTCCCGCTGCCGGTTGGCGGTCTGTCGGCGCCGATTCGTACGCGCCAGGGATTTGTGATCCTGAAGGTGCTGGAGCACCAGCAGGCCGGCGTTCCTCCGATGAAGTCCGTGGAGAACGAACTGCAGAATGCAATCTACCAGGAGCAGATGGGCCCCGCGCTCCGCGCTTATCTGACAAAGCTGCGTGAAGAAGCGTATGTTGACATCCGTCCCGGTTACATCGACTCCGGTGCAAGCCCGAAGCAGACCAAGCCGATCTTCTCCGCCTATGCTCCGCCACCGGTGAAGAAGAAGAAGAACCAGTCGAAGTCGCGCTACGAGGGCGAGTTCCGCCGGGCTGCCGTTGGCGTGAACAAGAGCGATAGCGACGGCTCCGCAGCGCCGGCAACACGTCCCGCACCCGTTGCCGCTGCGGCAACCACTCCGACCGCACTTGCCGGTACGAACGCTCCCGCTGAGACAGCCGCCGCAACGCCGGCATCCACGGTGTCCGTTCCGGAGAAGACGTCCGCCCGTCGCGCACAGCCTGTCAGCAAGAAGGAAACGAAGACGAAGCGGATTCGTCGCGAGAAGGTTCGGTTTGGCCAGGCTCCGCGTAATGCTCTTCCGGCCGGTCCGGATGAGACGGCGGCAGCGGCGCAGATTCCGGCAGCAGGTCCGGGCAATGCGGTGGGCGGTCTACCTGCCCTCGGCAGCCAGACGGCTCCGGTCAACGCAGGCGTCAACGTAGACGATCCGCTGGCTCCGGTGGCGGCTCCCGTCAAGAAGACCCGCTACTCCTCGCGTGCGCCTGAGGTGAAGCTGCGCAAGACGAAGGTGAAGGTCGCGAAGGCCAACGAGAAGGCGATTGCGACCCCCGTGTCGATGACCGCCGAGGAGAAGGCGACCAAGCAGACGCAGTCGACGGCTCTCGGTCTGAGCGGCGATACGACGAAGAAAAAGAAGAAGCGCAAGAAGGGCGATCCGAAGGAGCGTCTGCAGGAGAAGGCTCCCGAGCCGAAGACGGATAAGTTCGCAAATCCGACTGGTCCAGGGACCTCGAACGACCTGAGTAAGACGCCCATTGGCGGTGCTCCTGCTCCTGCCCCTGCCCCTGCTCCCGCATCCGCTCCGGCGCCTGCTCCTCCGGCAACGCCGCAGAACTAA
- a CDS encoding S41 family peptidase translates to MAPRTRRALFSVTVFLATCGVLGSIISQKVAAQSASDESTLRDSLHQFTNVYSIVEQNYADQLNADRTDKVIYDGAIPGMLHVLDPHSNFYDPKAFAQMREDQHGRYYGVGMSIQPQPDKPADGDKPATTKIVVMAPFEGTPSYKAGIRPGDTIISVDGKSCENLDSAAVAAMLKGPRGSHVTVTMYREGQPKNLVFDLVRDEIPQPSVDLAFEPKPGVGYIHVKQFMETTSREVGDALDKFEGMGPLTGLVIDLRGNPGGLLNEAVNMSDKFLKKGQIVVSQKGRAFPDQVYRASRGSDEKYPIVVLVNRNTASAAEIVSGALQDHDRALIVGETTFGKGLVQTVFTISENSGLALTTYHYYTPSGRLIQRSYDHMSLYDYYVVRDGRDQKDKSNLEVKLTDHGRTVYGGGGITPDEKIDQVKANSFQNGLLFHYAFFDFARFYLSNRSIPKDFVVDDSVLQSFKGFLKTSKIDYTDAEISANLDWVKESIKSDLFTTQFGQLEGLKVRAEWDPQINKAMTFLPEARALEDSNESTQKPLTTARR, encoded by the coding sequence ATGGCTCCACGCACCCGCCGCGCACTCTTTTCCGTTACCGTCTTCCTCGCTACGTGCGGTGTTCTCGGCTCGATCATCAGCCAGAAGGTCGCTGCGCAGTCCGCGTCCGATGAGTCCACACTCCGCGACTCGCTCCACCAGTTCACCAATGTCTACTCCATCGTCGAGCAGAACTACGCGGATCAGTTGAACGCCGATCGCACCGACAAGGTCATCTACGATGGCGCAATCCCGGGCATGCTCCATGTTCTCGACCCGCACTCCAACTTCTACGATCCAAAGGCCTTCGCACAGATGCGCGAAGATCAGCATGGGCGCTACTACGGCGTCGGCATGTCCATCCAGCCGCAGCCGGACAAGCCTGCGGACGGCGACAAGCCCGCGACGACCAAGATCGTCGTCATGGCTCCTTTTGAGGGCACCCCGAGCTACAAGGCCGGCATCCGCCCGGGCGACACCATCATCTCGGTAGACGGCAAGTCGTGCGAGAACCTCGACTCCGCAGCGGTCGCCGCCATGCTCAAGGGACCCCGCGGATCGCACGTGACGGTCACGATGTACCGCGAAGGCCAGCCCAAGAACCTCGTATTCGACCTCGTCCGCGACGAGATCCCGCAGCCTTCGGTCGATTTGGCCTTTGAGCCGAAGCCGGGTGTCGGTTACATCCACGTCAAGCAGTTTATGGAGACCACCAGCCGCGAAGTCGGCGATGCGCTCGACAAGTTCGAGGGCATGGGACCGTTGACCGGGCTTGTCATCGACCTGCGCGGCAACCCCGGCGGACTCCTCAACGAAGCCGTCAACATGAGCGACAAGTTCCTAAAGAAGGGGCAGATCGTCGTCTCGCAGAAGGGCCGGGCCTTCCCCGACCAGGTCTACCGCGCCTCGCGCGGATCGGACGAGAAGTACCCCATCGTCGTGCTAGTGAATCGCAACACCGCTTCGGCGGCGGAGATCGTCTCGGGTGCTTTGCAGGATCACGATCGCGCCTTAATCGTCGGTGAAACCACCTTCGGCAAAGGACTTGTACAGACCGTTTTCACGATCAGCGAGAACTCCGGTCTGGCGCTGACGACCTACCACTACTACACTCCCTCCGGTCGCCTGATTCAGCGTTCATACGACCACATGAGCCTCTACGACTACTATGTCGTCCGCGATGGGCGCGACCAGAAGGACAAGTCGAACCTCGAAGTGAAGCTCACCGACCATGGACGCACCGTCTACGGTGGAGGAGGCATTACGCCCGACGAGAAGATCGATCAGGTGAAGGCGAACTCCTTCCAGAACGGCCTTCTCTTCCACTACGCCTTCTTCGACTTCGCCCGTTTCTATCTCTCAAACCGGTCTATCCCCAAGGATTTTGTGGTGGATGACTCCGTGCTGCAGAGCTTCAAGGGCTTCCTCAAGACGAGCAAGATCGACTACACCGACGCCGAGATTTCCGCAAACCTCGACTGGGTGAAGGAGAGCATCAAGAGCGATCTCTTTACGACGCAGTTTGGCCAGCTTGAAGGTCTTAAGGTTCGCGCCGAGTGGGATCCGCAGATCAACAAAGCGATGACCTTCCTGCCTGAGGCACGCGCGCTCGAAGACAGCAACGAGTCCACACAGAAGCCCCTGACCACCGCACGCCGGTAA
- a CDS encoding protein adenylyltransferase SelO, translated as MTSSASGTVQFGFTNTYARLPMRFYARVNPTHVAKPRLIKVNVALAEHLGIDPQQLASEEGVAILAGNRVADGSEPLAIAYAGHQFGHFVPQLGDGRANLLGEVKGYDIQLKGSGPTPFSRRGDGRAALGPVLREYVLSEAMAALGVPTTRALAAVTTGEQVFREAALPGAVFTRVAASHLRVGTFQYFAALGDTEGLSKLADYAIARHYPEVVGTKKPYRGLLDGVIARHAALVAQWMLLGFIHGVMNTDNTSISGETLDYGPCAFMEAYEPRKVFSSIDRQGRYAYSNQPHAAHWNLTRLAEAMLPILAQEEGSDEGALASANDALSTFEAKYEGARNAGLRSKIGLAAEREGDDRLTEDLLERMAANHADFTLTFRRLADNQGPRELFADPAAYDEWAIAWEKRLEFETVSAEDRRAAMRQVNPAFIPRNHRVEEMIDFAVERGDFQPFEQLLAVVTQPYEDQVGRERYSTPARPEERVLQTFCGT; from the coding sequence ATGACTTCTTCCGCTTCAGGTACCGTTCAGTTCGGCTTCACCAATACGTATGCGCGCTTGCCCATGCGCTTTTATGCGAGGGTGAATCCAACCCACGTCGCGAAGCCTCGCCTGATCAAGGTGAACGTCGCTCTTGCGGAGCACCTCGGGATCGACCCGCAGCAGCTAGCCAGCGAGGAGGGTGTTGCGATCCTCGCCGGCAACCGCGTTGCGGACGGCTCCGAGCCCCTGGCAATTGCGTATGCGGGGCACCAGTTCGGCCACTTTGTTCCCCAGCTCGGAGACGGACGCGCGAACCTGCTGGGAGAGGTTAAAGGCTACGACATTCAACTCAAGGGGTCGGGCCCCACGCCCTTCTCACGGCGCGGTGACGGCCGTGCCGCCCTCGGTCCCGTTCTGCGAGAGTATGTCCTGAGCGAGGCAATGGCGGCTCTCGGTGTGCCCACCACGCGGGCTCTCGCCGCAGTCACAACCGGGGAGCAGGTCTTCCGCGAAGCTGCCCTGCCTGGTGCTGTGTTTACGCGCGTCGCCGCCAGTCATCTCCGTGTGGGTACATTCCAGTACTTCGCCGCGCTCGGGGATACGGAGGGCCTCTCCAAGCTCGCGGACTATGCGATCGCACGGCACTATCCCGAGGTTGTAGGGACGAAGAAACCTTATCGCGGCCTTCTGGATGGTGTGATCGCACGGCACGCCGCGCTGGTCGCGCAGTGGATGTTGCTGGGCTTTATCCATGGCGTGATGAATACTGACAACACCTCCATCTCGGGCGAGACGCTGGACTACGGCCCGTGCGCTTTTATGGAAGCGTACGAGCCGCGCAAGGTCTTCAGTTCCATCGACCGCCAGGGTCGCTATGCCTACAGCAACCAGCCCCATGCGGCGCACTGGAACCTGACCCGTCTGGCGGAGGCGATGCTCCCAATCCTCGCGCAGGAGGAAGGAAGCGACGAGGGTGCGCTGGCCTCGGCCAACGATGCCCTTTCAACCTTTGAGGCAAAGTATGAAGGAGCGCGCAACGCCGGGTTGCGCAGTAAGATTGGGCTGGCGGCTGAGCGCGAAGGAGACGACCGGCTGACGGAAGATCTTCTCGAGCGTATGGCAGCCAATCATGCGGACTTCACGCTGACCTTCCGCAGGCTCGCCGACAACCAGGGCCCGCGCGAGTTGTTCGCCGACCCTGCTGCGTATGACGAATGGGCGATTGCCTGGGAAAAAAGACTGGAGTTTGAGACCGTATCGGCAGAGGACCGCCGGGCAGCAATGCGGCAGGTCAATCCGGCGTTCATTCCGCGCAATCATCGCGTGGAAGAGATGATCGACTTCGCTGTGGAGCGCGGGGACTTCCAGCCGTTTGAGCAGTTGCTGGCGGTCGTCACACAACCGTACGAGGATCAGGTTGGCAGGGAGAGGTACTCGACCCCGGCACGCCCGGAAGAGCGCGTCCTGCAGACCTTCTGCGGAACCTGA
- a CDS encoding efflux RND transporter permease subunit, with the protein MLASIIAGALKQRLILVVIALAFVGLGINAAQNLSVDAFPDVANVQVQIATEAEGKSPEEVERFVTIPIEIAMTGLSGMTDMRSLNKPGLSLITLVFADGSDLYRERQMVSERLAELRDRMPEGVTPILGPITNALGEVYQYTLEMPGEGASKHALTHDELIQRRTLEDWVVRPLLRSIPGVAEINSTGGFVKQYETLVDPQKLHYYNLTINDVRTALSRNNANAGGGVLPQHAEQYLIRSVGLIRDLDDIRNIVLKEKSGTPVYVRDVAEVRIGTEVRYGAMIKNGYTEEVGGVVLMTSGGNAKEIVSRVKERVAEINRKHMIPGGIEIVPYYDRSQLVDAAIHTVTEVLAEGVVFVVIILFLFLGDLRSSFIVSANLILTPLLTFLVMNHIGLSANLMSLGGLAIAIGLMVDGSVVVVENVFAQLSHARHAAHGDVDEKSKLEIVLSAVKEVATPTVFGVTIIILVFLPLMTMEGMEGKMFAPLAYTIAIALAISLVLSLTLSPVLSSYLLKGGSEEDTWLVRMLRKPYNVLLRWALAHRIAMVLGVIVLFVGALSLVPLLGTSFIPEMQEGTLSPNADRVPNISLDESLKMEKEMQRLMLQVHGVESVVSRVGRGESPADPAGPNEADVLASLMPPEERPHGMTQDHIAEQIRNRLASLPGINLVMSQPISDRVDEMVSGVRADVAVMLYGDDLDILVGKANEIAKVASSIQGTQDTRVDRVGGQQYLTIQIDRDAIARYGLNAADVNVVIETAIAGKSATDIYEGERRFAGVVRLPQTLRDSVEDIRELQISSPDGPRIALKDLASVKVVEGPALINRSMGKRRIVVGVNVQNRDLGGYVKELQEKVDGNVHLPGGYYIEWGGQFHNMERALHHLTIIVPITIAAIFFLLFVLFQSVRFAALIIMVLPLASIGGILGLFFTGEYLSVPASVGFIALWGIAVLNGVVLVSYIRKLRDEGHSQEEAVREGTRLRFRPVMMTATVAAIGLVPFLFATGPGSEIQRPLAIVVIGGLLSSTALTLLLLPVLYAFFEGKQAPSVPSLAEA; encoded by the coding sequence ATGCTCGCTTCCATCATTGCCGGCGCGCTGAAGCAGCGCCTCATTCTCGTCGTCATTGCGCTGGCTTTCGTCGGACTGGGGATAAACGCGGCCCAGAACCTTTCGGTCGACGCCTTTCCCGATGTTGCGAACGTGCAGGTGCAGATTGCCACGGAGGCGGAGGGCAAGTCGCCTGAAGAGGTCGAGCGCTTCGTCACCATCCCCATCGAGATCGCCATGACCGGTCTTTCGGGCATGACCGACATGCGTTCGCTCAATAAGCCCGGGCTCTCGCTGATCACGCTGGTCTTTGCCGACGGCAGCGATCTGTACCGCGAACGCCAGATGGTCTCCGAGCGTTTGGCCGAACTGCGCGACCGCATGCCCGAGGGCGTCACGCCTATCCTTGGCCCCATCACCAATGCGCTGGGCGAGGTCTATCAATACACGCTGGAGATGCCGGGTGAAGGAGCCTCCAAGCACGCCCTGACGCACGACGAACTGATCCAGCGAAGGACGCTTGAAGACTGGGTCGTTCGTCCTCTGCTGCGCTCCATTCCCGGTGTCGCGGAGATCAATTCCACCGGAGGCTTCGTCAAGCAGTACGAGACGCTGGTCGATCCGCAGAAGCTGCATTATTACAACCTCACCATCAACGATGTCCGCACCGCGCTTTCGCGGAACAATGCGAATGCCGGCGGCGGTGTGCTGCCGCAGCATGCCGAGCAGTACCTCATCCGGAGCGTCGGTCTGATCCGTGACCTGGACGACATTCGCAACATCGTGCTCAAGGAGAAGAGCGGCACGCCCGTCTATGTGCGCGACGTTGCCGAGGTCCGTATCGGCACGGAGGTTCGCTATGGAGCGATGATCAAGAACGGCTACACCGAAGAGGTGGGCGGCGTCGTGCTGATGACCAGCGGAGGCAACGCCAAGGAGATTGTCAGCCGCGTGAAGGAACGCGTTGCCGAGATCAACCGCAAGCACATGATCCCCGGCGGGATTGAGATTGTGCCGTACTATGATCGCTCGCAACTGGTCGACGCTGCGATCCATACCGTCACCGAGGTGCTGGCCGAAGGGGTAGTTTTTGTTGTGATCATCCTGTTCCTCTTTTTGGGTGATCTGCGTTCGAGCTTCATCGTCAGTGCCAACCTCATTCTCACGCCGTTGCTTACGTTTCTGGTGATGAATCACATCGGCCTATCGGCGAACCTGATGTCTCTCGGTGGCCTTGCGATCGCCATCGGGCTCATGGTCGATGGATCGGTTGTCGTTGTCGAGAACGTCTTCGCGCAGCTCAGTCACGCACGCCATGCCGCCCATGGAGATGTCGACGAGAAGAGCAAGCTCGAGATTGTGCTCTCCGCTGTGAAAGAGGTTGCGACGCCGACTGTCTTTGGGGTCACCATCATCATCCTGGTGTTTCTCCCGCTTATGACGATGGAGGGGATGGAAGGCAAGATGTTCGCACCGCTTGCCTACACCATCGCCATCGCCCTGGCCATCTCGCTGGTGCTTTCGCTCACGCTGTCTCCTGTGCTGTCGTCGTATCTCCTGAAGGGTGGCTCGGAAGAGGACACATGGCTCGTCCGCATGCTGCGCAAGCCTTACAACGTGCTGCTGCGCTGGGCTTTGGCGCACCGGATTGCGATGGTGCTGGGTGTCATCGTCCTCTTCGTCGGTGCGCTGTCGCTTGTGCCCCTGCTCGGGACGTCCTTTATCCCCGAGATGCAGGAGGGCACGCTCTCGCCCAACGCCGACCGCGTTCCCAATATTTCGCTCGATGAATCGCTGAAGATGGAGAAGGAGATGCAGCGGCTGATGCTGCAGGTGCATGGCGTCGAGAGCGTCGTCTCCCGCGTTGGCCGAGGCGAATCGCCAGCCGACCCAGCCGGTCCGAACGAGGCCGATGTACTCGCGTCACTGATGCCACCCGAAGAGCGTCCGCACGGTATGACGCAGGACCATATCGCGGAGCAGATCCGCAATCGCCTCGCCTCGCTGCCCGGCATCAACCTTGTGATGTCGCAACCCATCAGCGACCGCGTCGACGAGATGGTCTCGGGTGTTCGTGCCGACGTCGCCGTGATGCTCTATGGCGATGACCTCGACATCCTTGTCGGCAAGGCCAATGAGATCGCCAAGGTGGCGTCTTCGATCCAGGGCACGCAGGATACGCGGGTCGATCGTGTCGGCGGTCAGCAGTACCTCACCATCCAGATCGACCGCGATGCCATCGCTCGGTACGGACTCAACGCAGCGGACGTCAATGTCGTCATCGAGACTGCCATCGCGGGCAAGTCCGCCACCGACATCTACGAGGGGGAACGCCGCTTTGCCGGTGTGGTGCGTCTTCCGCAGACGTTGCGTGACTCGGTCGAAGACATCCGTGAGCTTCAGATCAGCTCGCCCGATGGGCCGCGCATCGCGCTGAAGGATCTTGCGAGCGTCAAGGTCGTCGAAGGTCCGGCTCTCATCAATCGCAGCATGGGCAAGCGACGCATCGTCGTCGGTGTGAACGTGCAGAACCGCGACCTCGGCGGCTATGTGAAGGAGTTGCAGGAGAAGGTGGATGGCAACGTTCATCTTCCGGGCGGTTACTACATCGAGTGGGGAGGCCAGTTCCACAACATGGAGCGCGCGCTCCACCACCTCACGATCATCGTCCCCATCACGATCGCGGCGATCTTCTTCCTGCTCTTTGTCCTCTTCCAATCGGTGCGTTTCGCCGCGCTCATCATCATGGTGCTTCCGCTCGCATCGATCGGCGGCATCCTTGGGCTGTTCTTCACGGGCGAGTATCTCTCGGTGCCGGCGTCGGTTGGCTTCATCGCGCTATGGGGAATCGCTGTGCTCAACGGCGTCGTGCTCGTTTCGTACATCCGCAAGCTGCGCGATGAGGGACACAGCCAGGAAGAGGCTGTGCGTGAAGGCACACGGCTCCGCTTCCGCCCTGTCATGATGACGGCCACCGTAGCGGCCATTGGCCTGGTGCCTTTCCTCTTCGCCACCGGTCCGGGCTCGGAGATTCAACGCCCACTCGCCATTGTGGTCATCGGCGGTCTGCTGAGCTCCACTGCGCTCACGCTGCTCCTGCTGCCGGTGCTCTACGCCTTCTTCGAAGGCAAACAAGCTCCCTCCGTACCATCTCTCGCGGAGGCTTGA
- a CDS encoding efflux RND transporter periplasmic adaptor subunit has product MITTHRLPAILSAFLVLPLLVTGGCKEKPKAAIAAEKSNPNEVAVTPALAENLKFGTPEMQDVVGNLQVAAHVETDARRIAHVGSPVKGRILRLLAFEGQSVRPGTTLAMLHSTDLSDTQFALIKAASQQTLAAAGVHRAEQLVKADVIGRAELERREAELLQASTEAASYRTQLHGLGMTEGQIHQLETTRKLSADYPIVTPRGGTVLKRDITIGQVVQPADPAFTIADLSSVWIVANVPEEDAGHLKSGMQVEVRIPALPQEKITGRLSFVSPIVDPATRTVEVRMDLANQRGLLKPDELASMTLTGHTERKLTVPNAAVVREDNQDYVFVQAAEQKYILRSVTLGEEENDRRVVLSGVAEGEKIVTEGAFHLNNQRKQNAVKGGE; this is encoded by the coding sequence TTGATCACGACCCACCGCCTCCCCGCGATTCTCTCCGCCTTCCTCGTTCTCCCTCTGCTCGTGACGGGCGGATGCAAGGAGAAGCCCAAGGCCGCCATTGCTGCCGAAAAGAGCAATCCCAATGAGGTCGCGGTTACTCCGGCGCTCGCTGAGAATCTGAAGTTCGGGACGCCTGAGATGCAGGATGTCGTCGGCAACCTGCAGGTGGCGGCGCACGTCGAGACTGATGCGCGCCGCATCGCGCATGTCGGCTCTCCGGTGAAAGGCCGGATCCTTCGTCTGCTTGCTTTTGAAGGCCAGAGCGTGCGCCCCGGGACTACGCTTGCCATGCTTCACAGCACGGATCTTTCCGATACCCAGTTTGCGCTGATCAAGGCCGCCTCGCAGCAGACGCTCGCCGCCGCCGGTGTCCACCGCGCCGAGCAGCTTGTTAAAGCGGACGTCATCGGCCGCGCTGAGCTTGAACGCCGCGAGGCCGAACTGCTGCAGGCGAGTACCGAGGCCGCGTCATACCGCACGCAACTCCATGGACTCGGCATGACCGAAGGCCAAATCCACCAGCTCGAGACCACACGCAAGCTCAGCGCCGACTATCCCATCGTGACGCCCAGGGGAGGCACCGTGCTGAAGCGCGACATCACGATTGGGCAGGTGGTCCAGCCCGCCGATCCGGCGTTCACCATCGCCGACCTGTCGAGTGTCTGGATCGTCGCCAATGTGCCGGAAGAGGATGCCGGTCATCTGAAGAGCGGGATGCAGGTCGAGGTGCGGATTCCTGCGCTGCCCCAGGAGAAGATCACCGGTCGCCTGAGCTTTGTCTCGCCCATCGTCGATCCCGCGACGCGGACGGTCGAGGTGCGCATGGACCTTGCCAACCAGCGCGGTTTACTCAAGCCAGACGAACTCGCCAGCATGACCCTGACGGGCCACACCGAACGCAAGCTGACCGTGCCGAATGCCGCGGTCGTGCGCGAGGATAACCAGGACTATGTCTTCGTCCAGGCTGCCGAACAGAAGTACATCCTGCGGAGTGTTACGCTGGGCGAGGAAGAGAATGATCGCCGCGTCGTGCTTAGTGGCGTTGCTGAAGGTGAAAAGATCGTCACCGAAGGCGCCTTCCATCTGAACAATCAGCGCAAGCAAAACGCGGTCAAGGGAGGCGAGTAA
- a CDS encoding TolC family protein, which produces MTLRRLSLVPILLLALPQDRPLVAQSAAPVILTLDDAITLAERNSPLLQGAEADTLKAKGAARAARAYTNPSLEVFQGKQSARPIATPGVPGLLQHYAAYQPIEIPSERRARQRAADLAIASKALGQRGVALSVIAEAKHAFYDTLHRREEIGHARENLQLVEDLLRRVKVEVEVGEKGRLELTRAEAEAARASFAVQSAQLEYAKSIAALRLAIAAPPDANLDPRGEFEPRITLVPIAEVRDAVLRAHPAIGQSETDIEVSRASLERERALRIPQPTAFAEFENQPDLRFWRAGITVPIPLWDRRRGQIDEAKATISQTTSVLNQRRLELVAALERSYEQYQLADQQATALESAPLRAAESAVDAAKAAYRFGERGIVEVLDAQRVLQSVRGDLLEAQFARQSALVDLEELGAVAPGVKP; this is translated from the coding sequence GTGACGCTTCGACGCTTATCTCTCGTTCCGATTCTTCTGCTGGCACTGCCGCAGGATCGGCCCCTTGTTGCGCAGTCTGCCGCACCAGTCATCCTGACCCTGGACGACGCCATTACCCTGGCCGAGCGCAACAGCCCACTCCTGCAGGGAGCGGAGGCCGATACGCTGAAGGCGAAGGGCGCAGCACGTGCAGCACGGGCTTATACCAATCCTTCGCTTGAAGTTTTTCAGGGCAAACAGTCGGCACGTCCCATCGCGACACCCGGCGTTCCGGGTCTCCTCCAGCACTATGCCGCATACCAGCCGATTGAAATCCCGTCCGAACGAAGGGCACGGCAGCGTGCCGCGGACCTCGCCATTGCAAGCAAGGCTCTTGGCCAGCGCGGGGTGGCCCTCTCGGTTATCGCCGAGGCCAAACATGCTTTTTACGACACGCTCCATCGCCGCGAGGAGATCGGCCACGCCAGGGAGAACCTCCAACTGGTCGAAGATCTGCTCCGTCGCGTGAAGGTTGAGGTTGAAGTCGGCGAGAAGGGCCGACTGGAACTTACCCGCGCGGAGGCCGAGGCAGCGCGCGCCAGCTTCGCCGTGCAAAGCGCCCAGCTTGAGTACGCCAAGTCCATCGCGGCGTTGCGTCTGGCCATTGCCGCACCCCCCGACGCGAACCTCGATCCGCGAGGGGAATTTGAACCGCGGATCACGCTCGTCCCGATCGCCGAGGTGAGGGATGCGGTACTCCGCGCACACCCGGCCATCGGCCAGTCCGAAACCGACATCGAGGTCTCCCGTGCGTCGCTGGAGCGCGAGCGCGCTCTCCGTATCCCGCAGCCGACGGCGTTCGCCGAGTTCGAAAACCAGCCCGACCTGCGCTTCTGGCGAGCAGGCATTACCGTGCCAATTCCCCTGTGGGACCGCCGCCGGGGCCAGATCGATGAGGCCAAGGCAACGATCTCGCAGACGACCTCGGTCCTGAATCAGCGCCGCCTCGAGCTTGTCGCTGCGCTTGAACGTTCGTACGAGCAATATCAACTCGCCGACCAGCAAGCCACTGCGCTCGAGTCTGCCCCGTTGCGCGCGGCCGAGAGCGCGGTCGATGCCGCCAAGGCCGCTTACCGCTTCGGAGAACGCGGCATCGTCGAGGTGCTGGACGCGCAACGCGTGCTGCAGAGCGTTCGCGGCGACCTGCTCGAAGCGCAATTTGCACGCCAGTCGGCTCTCGTCGACCTGGAAGAACTTGGCGCGGTTGCGCCCGGAGTAAAGCCTTGA